A region from the Thermus hydrothermalis genome encodes:
- the recR gene encoding recombination mediator RecR, which yields MRYPESLLKLARALSRLPGIGPKTAQKLALHLAFHREEAEGLREALEATRALGVCRVCGNLAEGELCPICQDEGRDRTLLAVVETVADLYALERSGEFTGVYHVLGGALNPLEGIGPKELNLESLWPRLPGVKEVVLATSMTVEGEATALYLAEELRRRGVKATRLAYGLPVGGSLEYVDEVTLGRALEGRKPL from the coding sequence ATGCGGTACCCCGAAAGCCTCCTCAAGCTCGCCCGGGCCCTCTCCCGCCTCCCCGGCATCGGCCCCAAGACGGCCCAGAAGCTCGCCCTCCACCTGGCTTTTCACCGGGAGGAGGCGGAAGGGCTTCGGGAGGCCTTGGAGGCCACCCGGGCCCTAGGGGTCTGCCGGGTGTGCGGCAACCTGGCGGAAGGGGAGCTCTGTCCCATCTGCCAGGACGAAGGCCGCGACCGCACGCTCCTCGCCGTGGTGGAAACCGTGGCGGACCTGTACGCCCTGGAGCGGAGCGGGGAGTTTACGGGGGTCTACCACGTCCTGGGAGGAGCGCTCAACCCCCTGGAGGGCATCGGCCCCAAGGAGCTCAACCTGGAAAGCCTCTGGCCCCGCCTCCCCGGGGTGAAGGAGGTGGTCCTCGCCACCTCCATGACCGTGGAGGGGGAGGCCACGGCCCTTTACCTGGCGGAAGAGCTCAGGCGCCGGGGGGTCAAGGCCACCCGGCTCGCCTACGGCCTCCCCGTGGGCGGAAGCCTGGAGTACGTGGACGAGGTAACCCTGGGCCGGGCCCTGGAGGGGAGGAAGCCCTTATAG
- a CDS encoding roadblock/LC7 domain-containing protein: MEELLQRLLDRVEGAFAAGVGTLDGLLVEGVRRKRVDLEAAIAEHAALLRQAKAAYAASLGASRVEELWIGGHPVVGYARMARAPKAREDLFLLLLMEPSANLGRARVEAAKAAEKLWEVVGWPT, from the coding sequence ATGGAGGAACTCTTGCAACGCCTTTTGGACCGGGTGGAAGGGGCCTTCGCCGCAGGCGTGGGCACCCTGGACGGGCTTTTGGTGGAGGGGGTGAGGCGAAAGCGGGTGGACCTCGAGGCGGCCATCGCCGAGCACGCCGCCCTCCTCCGCCAGGCCAAGGCCGCCTACGCCGCAAGCCTGGGCGCCTCCCGGGTGGAGGAGCTCTGGATAGGGGGGCACCCCGTGGTAGGCTATGCCCGGATGGCGCGCGCCCCCAAGGCCCGGGAGGACCTCTTTCTGCTCCTCCTCATGGAGCCCTCGGCCAACCTGGGCCGGGCCCGGGTGGAGGCCGCCAAGGCGGCGGAGAAGCTTTGGGAGGTGGTGGGATGGCCTACCTAG
- a CDS encoding roadblock/LC7 domain-containing protein has protein sequence MAYLESLASLGVKRAVLTGLDGLVIEALGRGAPPAEVLAAELASLVRHMTPLAEALSGEVRRFTLATDSHEVLALRVGEYILGAVLERGMDRKAIGQELSRIALKVQSL, from the coding sequence ATGGCCTACCTAGAAAGCTTGGCCTCTTTGGGGGTGAAGCGGGCGGTGCTCACCGGGCTGGACGGCCTGGTCATTGAGGCTTTGGGCCGGGGCGCCCCGCCCGCCGAGGTCCTGGCGGCGGAGCTCGCCTCCTTGGTGCGCCACATGACCCCCTTGGCGGAGGCCCTTTCCGGGGAGGTGCGCCGCTTCACCCTGGCCACGGATAGCCACGAGGTTCTGGCCTTGCGGGTGGGCGAGTACATCCTAGGGGCGGTGCTGGAGCGGGGCATGGACCGCAAGGCCATCGGGCAAGAGCTTTCCCGCATCGCCCTCAAGGTGCAAAGCCTCTAG